The sequence GACGACACTTATTTGTACGCCGATATCACTGCCGCTAGCTGTGCACGTTTAGGGTTGGAGGCGGAGAAAGAAGTGTTAGCGCTGATTAAGGCACCATGGATAAGCCTCACCAAAGATCCCCTTCAAGTCCCTAAAGGCGATAATGTATTGGCAGGCATTATTAGCGAAGTATTAGTCGGCGAGGAGTTTGATGAGGTACTGCTGCAATTAGAGATTGGTGAAGCTTTGTGTGCCCAACTGCCCCGCCATAGCGAGCAAACGACAGCCAAAAATCAAGCCACAGCTAACCATCAGAGCATAATTTGGCAGCCAGGCGATTTTGCCTACGCCCATTTTTCACCTGCTCAGATAATTTTAGCCACGTTGGGGTAAGACAGAGCAAAGCTAAAAAGAACAAAAAAGCACCGAGCCTTTAGGTTCGGTGCTTTTAATTTAGTTTTGGGTTTAATTTCTAGCTTACAGCTTAAAACTTATCGCTAGTTATTCCAGCATATGCCTGATCACGTAGTGCAAGATGCCGCCGTGCTGGTAGTAGGTCAGCTCATTGCTGGTATCGATACGACACCGCACTTGGGCTTCTTGGCTACTGCCATCGGTACTCTCAATCACCACAGTTAACGTTTTGCCGGGGTTTAAATCGTTTAAGCCTTTGATGCTTAATAGCTCATCTCCTTTCAAGCCTAGGCTTTCTGCAGTATCGCTGATAAATTCCAGCGGCACCACGCCCATGCCGATCAGGTTAGAGCGGTGAATGCGCTCATAAGATTCAGCAATTACGGCCCGCACCCCAAGTAACAAGGTCCCTTTGGCTGCCCAATCTCGACTGGAGCCAGTGCCGTATTCTTTACCGGCGACCACCACCAAAGGCACGCCTTCGTCTTGATAGCGCATGGCCGCATCATAAATCGAACATTGCTCATTGCTGGGGTAGTGGCGCGTTTCGCCGCCTTCCACATTTTCTAGCATAAGGTTACGAATACGAATATTGCCAAAGGTGCCGCGCATCATGACTTGGTGGTTACCGCGGCGTGAGCCGTAGGAGTTAAAGTCTTTTTCTTCAATGCCTAAAGATTGCAGATAGTGCCCCGCCGGACTGTCGGCCTTAATGCTGCCTGCCGGTGAGATATGGTCGGTAGTAACAGAGTCACCGAGGATGGCCAGTAATCTCGCCCCTTCAATGTCGGCTACTGATTCGGGCGTTTTTTCCATGGTTTGGAAAAACGGCGGATGCTGAATATAGCTAGAGTCTGACTGCCAGTTAAAGGTGGCACTTTGCTCCACTTTAATGGCACGCCAGTGCTCATCACCCTCAAAAACCGCTGCATATTCTTTATGGAACATGTCACTGGTCACTAACTGCACTGCATCGGCAATAGCTTGTTGCGATGGCCAAATATCTTTCAAATAAATCGGCTGACCTTGCGGATCTTTACCCAGCGGCTCTGTGGTGATGTCCACATTCATGCTGCCCGCCAGCGCATAGGCGACCACTAACGGCGGCGAGCCCAACCAGTTGGACTTCACCAAGGGATGAATACGGCCTTCAAAGTTACGGTTACCCGATAATACTGCGGCCACCGTCATATCGTTTTTCTTAATGGCCTCTTCAATTGGATCTGGCAAGGGACCTGAGTTACCAATACAAGTGGTACAGCCGTAGCCGACCAAGTAGAAACCGAGCTGCTCCAGATACGGCATCAGTCCGGCGGCAATTAAATAATCAGTGACCACCTTAGAACCTGGAGCTAATGACGTTTTCACCCAAGGCGCGCGCGTTAAGCCTTTTTCTACCGCCGCTTTAGCTAGCAGACCGGCTGCCATCAACACGCTCGGGTTAGAGGTGTTAGTACAAGAGGTAATGGCGGCAATCACTACTGCCCCCTCTTCCAGCTGATAGTTATTGCCATTCATGCAAAATTGAGCGCTGGTTAATGATTGTTTGACCGCCACTGCGGTTTGGCCGCCTTCGTTTTCTAAGCGCTTCTTTGACTCTGCGCTGGGCTCAACCCTAAGCTCACGGCTTAAACTAAACGCCTGCGGCACTTGCGATAATTCGACTCTGTCTTGCGGGCGTTTGGGGCCCGCTAAACAGGCGGTGACCGTGCTCATATCCAGACTCATGGTGTCGCTGAATGTGGGTTCGTCACCTGCATGGCGCCATAAACCTTGCGCCTTGCTGTAAGCTTCAACCAGCTCAACTTGTTCAGCGCTACGACCGGTCAGCGTTAAGTAACGCAGGGTTTCTTCATCCACTGGGAAGAAACCACAAGTTGCGCCATATTCTGGCGCCATATTGGCGATGGTGGCCCGATCTGCCAATGGCAGAGTGGCCAAACCATCACCGTAGAACTCCACAAACTTGCCCACAACACCGCGATCACGCAGCATTTTTACCACCGTTAAGACTAAGTCGGTGGCGGTAATGCCCTCGCGTAATTGGCCGGTGAGCTTAAAGCCCATCACTTCTGGGATCAGCATAGAAATAGGCTGGCCCAGCATGGCCGCTTCCGCCTCAATGCCGCCCACGCCCCAGCCCAGTATGCCGAGAGCGTTAATCATGGTGGTGTGTGAGTCGGTACCCACTAGGGTGTCTGGGCACACCACCGTATCTGTGCCGACTTGCTGCTGCCAGACCGTTTGGCCTAAGTATTCGAGGTTAACCTGATGGCAAATACCGGTACCCGGTGGCACCACTTTAAAGTTATCAAAGGTTTGCTGGCCCCAGCGTAAAAAGGCATAACGCTCGCCATTACGCGCCATTTCCATGTCGACGTTAGTCTCAAAAGCCTGCTCACTGGCAAAGGTATCCACCATTACCGAGTGGTCAATTACCAAGTCAACCGCCGACAGCGGATTCACCTGCTCGGCTTTGCCGCCTAACCGTTGCACCGCATCGCGCATCGCGGCCAAATCCACCACCGCTGGCACGCCAGTAAAGTCTTGCATTAACACCCGCACTGGGCGAAAGGCAATTTCCCGAGTCGAGCGCGCGTCTTTTAGCCACTCATGCATGGCCTCAATATCTTGGGGGGTGACGGTGTCGCTATCTAAGTTGCGTACCAAATTCTCGGTCAGTACTTTTAGGGACTTGGGTAGTTCAGAAATAGCGTTAGCGTGCTCAAGCTTTGCTAAGCTGTAATAAAGATAAGCATGCTGACCCACGGTCAGCGTGTCCATATAACGTGAGTTAACAGATGAATTATTAGATGCAGTTAGATCAGTAGACATCATTTCCTCCTAGCGATGGAAACGGCTAGCGTTAGTAGCTAGCTCTGTATAACACCATTTAGACACAGTCCCGCAGACAATGAAAGCCCAATGCCTGCGGGGATTTGTTAATATGACTAGGGTCTATTGACCTTTCGAGATGATTTTTGCAGCAGTTTGTGGGGTTTTTATACAAGGCGTCGCTTGTGTCATGGAGTCATTCTCCATAAATAAGCGATAACGCCGTAGAAAGGCGCCACAAATGCTGCCCTTCGGGTTCGGCTAAACGCGTTTTTCTCTTTGTTGAGTGAGAGTTTGCTTAGAATGACTAGGCTATACTCCACTCGCCGCGATAAAAACGCGTTTAACTCGAACAAAACTTAACCGCGAAAGGTCAATAGACCCTAACTTAACCGTAGGCCATTACTGATAAGTTAAGCACCTATTAAAATTTTTTTGTGCCCAGACCCGTTTTTTCTTGATGGCGCTCAGCGCATTGTTAGCGTAAATAGTGCGAATAATTAGCGCAATATAGTGCGAAGCCATCAGGACAGTTAACCGAGCCTGCATTCATAGTTCACCTCACAACGTATAGAGAGCCTCACCACACCCATGAAAATTGCCATTCTGTCTCGCAATGCCTCCCTTTATTCTACCCGTCGCTTACGTGAGGCTGCCGAAGCGCGCGGCCATGAGGTGCGCGTTATTGATGCCCTCAAATGTTATATGAACATCAATGACAATAAGCCCTCTATTCACTACCACGGTAAGGAGCTGGAACAGTTTGACGCCATCATTCCGCGCATTGGTGCCAGTGTGACTTTTTACGGCAGTGCCGTATTGCGCCAGTTTGAAATGATGAACTGCTATTCGCTGAATCACTCGGCTGCCATCAGCCGTTCACGGGATAAACTGCGCTCCTTGCAGCTGTTGTCGGGCCAAGGGGTGGGCATGCCCGTCACCGGCTTTGCTTGCAAACCTGACGATGTGCCGGATCTGATCGATATGGTGGGTGGCGCGCCGCTCGTGATCAAGTTGCTTGAGGGCACGCAGGGCATAGGCGTGGTATTGGCAGAAACTCGCAAGGCCGCAGAGAGCGTGTTAGAAGCTTTTATGGGCTTAAAAGCCAATATCATGGTGCAGGAATTTATTGAAGAAGCCGGTGGTGCTGATATTCGCTGT comes from Oceanisphaera profunda and encodes:
- the acnA gene encoding aconitate hydratase AcnA, which produces MMSTDLTASNNSSVNSRYMDTLTVGQHAYLYYSLAKLEHANAISELPKSLKVLTENLVRNLDSDTVTPQDIEAMHEWLKDARSTREIAFRPVRVLMQDFTGVPAVVDLAAMRDAVQRLGGKAEQVNPLSAVDLVIDHSVMVDTFASEQAFETNVDMEMARNGERYAFLRWGQQTFDNFKVVPPGTGICHQVNLEYLGQTVWQQQVGTDTVVCPDTLVGTDSHTTMINALGILGWGVGGIEAEAAMLGQPISMLIPEVMGFKLTGQLREGITATDLVLTVVKMLRDRGVVGKFVEFYGDGLATLPLADRATIANMAPEYGATCGFFPVDEETLRYLTLTGRSAEQVELVEAYSKAQGLWRHAGDEPTFSDTMSLDMSTVTACLAGPKRPQDRVELSQVPQAFSLSRELRVEPSAESKKRLENEGGQTAVAVKQSLTSAQFCMNGNNYQLEEGAVVIAAITSCTNTSNPSVLMAAGLLAKAAVEKGLTRAPWVKTSLAPGSKVVTDYLIAAGLMPYLEQLGFYLVGYGCTTCIGNSGPLPDPIEEAIKKNDMTVAAVLSGNRNFEGRIHPLVKSNWLGSPPLVVAYALAGSMNVDITTEPLGKDPQGQPIYLKDIWPSQQAIADAVQLVTSDMFHKEYAAVFEGDEHWRAIKVEQSATFNWQSDSSYIQHPPFFQTMEKTPESVADIEGARLLAILGDSVTTDHISPAGSIKADSPAGHYLQSLGIEEKDFNSYGSRRGNHQVMMRGTFGNIRIRNLMLENVEGGETRHYPSNEQCSIYDAAMRYQDEGVPLVVVAGKEYGTGSSRDWAAKGTLLLGVRAVIAESYERIHRSNLIGMGVVPLEFISDTAESLGLKGDELLSIKGLNDLNPGKTLTVVIESTDGSSQEAQVRCRIDTSNELTYYQHGGILHYVIRHMLE
- the rimK gene encoding 30S ribosomal protein S6--L-glutamate ligase, yielding MKIAILSRNASLYSTRRLREAAEARGHEVRVIDALKCYMNINDNKPSIHYHGKELEQFDAIIPRIGASVTFYGSAVLRQFEMMNCYSLNHSAAISRSRDKLRSLQLLSGQGVGMPVTGFACKPDDVPDLIDMVGGAPLVIKLLEGTQGIGVVLAETRKAAESVLEAFMGLKANIMVQEFIEEAGGADIRCFVLGDKVIAAMKRQAKEGEFRSNLHRGGAAELIRITPEERKTAIASAKAMGLNVAGVDLLRSKRGPLVMEVNSSPGLQGIEVATGKDVADMMIDYIEKHSHKKSKTRERG